In Ignavibacteriales bacterium, the following are encoded in one genomic region:
- a CDS encoding T9SS type A sorting domain-containing protein has protein sequence MKTAKTIMTVFLMLVSGITMAQTGKWFPVPGANLNGNVNTIAFNGDTLYVGGSFTMAGGITANHVAKWDGSTWSTIGTGFDGRVLTFLFDGGYIYAGGNFNQAGGITANNIARWNGTSWDTLGSGFNNSIWGITTDGTYIYAGGSFTTAGGSPIKGIAKWDGTSWSSVNSNITYPSCLTQSGSDLYVGGTFGSPGSRITKWDGTSWSGLGTGVNFPVGAIEIAGNDLYAGGNFTMAGGNPANKIAKWDGTNWSALGSGLNNYVHAIETFGYNIYAGGEFTTAGGNPANHIARWDGTSWDSLGSGFESVVNVLVYHKNCLYAGGEFTMSGGDTVNYLARYVFAPTSPYGLSSSLAGMGGVTLTWSDSSDYEDGFVIERKYDTDTNWTVVDTTGAGIAMYTDSGLASGTYQYRVYSFNEGGNSSYSDTTMANIPVPPLPPHSLSLNVLDTGIVKLTWADSSNSEDGFVLERKDNVDTNWTAIDSLEADSVTYTDSGLTVGRTYEWRVYAFNAGGNSGYSNVVSSLITGIAGNSSLPDKYALYSNYPNPFNPSTKIKFDIPKSGIVKLTIYDILGRQVSTLINSELTAGRYEMEWNAGSYSSGIYFYRIEADGFVETRRMMLIK, from the coding sequence ATGAAAACAGCAAAAACAATTATGACGGTGTTCCTGATGCTAGTGAGCGGTATTACAATGGCGCAAACCGGGAAATGGTTTCCGGTCCCGGGAGCAAATCTGAACGGCAATGTTAATACAATCGCTTTCAACGGAGATACACTTTATGTAGGGGGCAGTTTTACAATGGCCGGTGGTATCACTGCTAACCATGTAGCCAAATGGGATGGTTCAACCTGGTCCACAATTGGAACGGGATTTGACGGCAGAGTCTTAACATTTCTATTCGACGGAGGTTATATATATGCAGGAGGCAACTTTAACCAGGCAGGAGGGATCACTGCAAATAATATTGCAAGATGGAATGGGACAAGCTGGGATACCCTTGGATCGGGATTTAATAATTCTATCTGGGGTATCACAACAGACGGGACTTATATTTACGCCGGAGGGAGCTTTACTACAGCCGGGGGAAGCCCGATAAAGGGAATTGCGAAATGGGACGGTACAAGCTGGTCCTCCGTCAATTCAAACATTACTTACCCTTCTTGTTTAACTCAATCAGGCAGTGATCTGTATGTGGGAGGGACATTCGGATCCCCGGGAAGCCGTATAACAAAATGGGACGGCACAAGCTGGTCTGGGTTGGGAACCGGGGTAAATTTTCCAGTTGGTGCCATAGAGATAGCAGGGAATGATCTATATGCGGGAGGAAACTTCACAATGGCAGGCGGAAACCCGGCAAACAAGATAGCAAAATGGGATGGAACAAACTGGTCAGCCCTTGGCTCGGGATTAAATAATTATGTACATGCAATAGAAACATTCGGGTATAACATCTATGCAGGAGGCGAATTTACCACAGCCGGCGGGAACCCGGCAAACCACATAGCCAGGTGGGACGGCACAAGCTGGGACAGTCTTGGCTCAGGGTTTGAAAGCGTGGTAAATGTTCTCGTTTATCATAAAAACTGTCTTTACGCGGGAGGCGAATTTACCATGTCCGGCGGAGATACCGTGAATTATCTAGCCCGTTACGTCTTTGCGCCAACTTCACCATATGGTCTTTCATCCAGTTTGGCGGGTATGGGTGGAGTGACCTTAACCTGGTCAGATAGTTCAGACTATGAGGATGGGTTCGTAATAGAAAGAAAATATGACACCGATACGAACTGGACAGTAGTAGATACTACAGGTGCAGGCATTGCAATGTACACCGACTCTGGATTAGCCTCCGGAACATACCAGTATAGAGTGTATTCATTTAATGAAGGCGGTAACTCCAGTTATTCAGATACTACAATGGCAAATATACCGGTTCCTCCGTTACCGCCTCATAGTTTATCTCTAAATGTATTAGATACAGGTATAGTAAAACTAACGTGGGCAGACAGCTCAAATAGTGAGGATGGCTTTGTACTCGAGAGAAAAGATAATGTAGATACGAACTGGACGGCAATAGATTCTTTAGAAGCGGATTCAGTAACATACACTGACTCAGGATTAACCGTAGGAAGGACATATGAATGGAGAGTATATGCATTTAATGCAGGCGGTAACTCAGGATATTCAAATGTTGTATCATCACTGATAACTGGTATAGCGGGAAACAGTTCGCTACCCGATAAATACGCACTATACAGCAACTATCCAAACCCATTCAATCCAAGCACAAAGATAAAGTTCGACATACCGAAGAGCGGTATTGTGAAACTGACTATCTATGACATACTGGGCAGGCAGGTAAGCACGCTGATAAACAGTGAACTCACAGCAGGCAGATATGAAATGGAGTGGAATGCGGGCAGTTATTCGAGCGGGATATATTTTTACAGGATCGAAGCGGACGGATTTGTCGAGACGAGAAGAATGATGCTAATAAAATAA
- a CDS encoding PepSY-like domain-containing protein, whose product MKIKLLILAIVLFPLTLSAQDVPSNVKEKAKSMYPNTSIKWDVDGPGKYEAELTDNGVTMSLLFDDNATLLATETKMDVSGLPQKVQDYIASNYKDMKITEAAKIVDNNGNTTYEAEVFDGKKHKDVLFDSNGNPLRGKGDKDDDDEDEDDGD is encoded by the coding sequence ATGAAGATCAAACTTTTAATTCTCGCAATCGTTTTGTTTCCTTTAACGCTGTCGGCACAGGATGTTCCGTCTAACGTAAAAGAAAAGGCAAAGTCAATGTACCCAAATACGAGCATCAAGTGGGACGTCGATGGACCGGGTAAATATGAAGCCGAATTAACGGACAATGGTGTTACAATGTCCCTGCTATTCGATGATAACGCAACACTGCTTGCAACCGAGACTAAGATGGACGTTAGCGGGCTTCCGCAAAAGGTTCAGGACTATATAGCGTCAAATTATAAAGACATGAAGATCACCGAAGCGGCTAAGATCGTGGATAACAACGGAAATACAACCTATGAGGCAGAGGTATTCGATGGTAAAAAACATAAGGACGTTCTATTCGACAGCAACGGCAACCCGCTAAGGGGCAAAGGCGATAAGGATGATGATGATGAAGATGAAGACGACGGGGATTAA
- a CDS encoding HAMP domain-containing histidine kinase has protein sequence MKLINKISIKFFFVTLLLFILFGFVTLYVIKGAIESEIDEELATTSEAVVQNIKNEKSVVFEPFIEINKMDKPGEDYHTYKDTLLPDEDNEAEQYRELISYRNINGSYYKITVRTSSLEQDDLFDSLLTVFLILTPLLLISLYFVNRSTAKQELRPFYRNLEKLKSFSLKEEKGFQLERTTVKEFKDLNETLEELISRAVSEYKLIIESSENLSHELQTPIAVIKSKLELLIQNEELDPETAGLINSIENQINRLSKINRSLILLMKLENKEMFETESVNLNELIEKHLEFSEDIIKKKSLSVNKNENDPLIINMNRALADILIGNLISNSCKHNYEGGQIEIETSNNHLVIKNTGNQPATDTGNFFNRFGKDDKASDSVGLGLSIVKQICNFYNFSISYIYSDPFHTIRINFISQ, from the coding sequence ATGAAACTTATAAATAAAATAAGCATAAAGTTTTTCTTCGTAACACTGTTACTATTTATCTTATTTGGTTTTGTGACGCTTTATGTCATAAAGGGAGCTATCGAATCTGAAATAGACGAGGAGCTTGCCACCACGAGTGAAGCCGTAGTGCAGAACATTAAGAATGAGAAGAGCGTCGTCTTCGAGCCGTTCATAGAAATAAATAAAATGGATAAACCGGGTGAAGATTACCATACATATAAGGACACTTTATTACCGGATGAAGATAATGAAGCGGAACAGTACAGGGAATTAATAAGCTATAGAAACATAAACGGGTCATACTACAAAATAACTGTCAGAACTTCATCCCTGGAACAGGACGATCTCTTCGATTCACTTTTGACAGTTTTCTTAATCCTTACCCCGCTTCTTCTCATATCGCTTTACTTCGTTAACAGGAGCACGGCGAAACAGGAACTAAGACCTTTTTACAGAAATCTAGAGAAACTAAAATCCTTTTCATTAAAAGAGGAAAAAGGATTTCAACTCGAACGGACAACTGTTAAGGAATTTAAGGATCTTAATGAAACATTAGAGGAGCTCATTTCCAGAGCTGTTTCCGAATACAAGCTGATAATTGAATCATCGGAAAATCTTTCGCATGAGCTTCAAACTCCCATCGCCGTAATAAAGTCAAAACTCGAGCTTTTGATCCAGAATGAAGAATTAGATCCGGAAACAGCCGGATTAATTAATTCTATAGAGAACCAGATAAACCGGCTTTCAAAGATAAACCGGTCGCTTATTTTATTGATGAAGCTCGAGAACAAGGAAATGTTCGAAACAGAAAGTGTCAACCTAAACGAGCTGATAGAGAAGCACCTGGAATTTTCAGAAGACATTATTAAGAAAAAGAGTTTATCCGTTAATAAAAATGAAAACGACCCATTAATAATAAACATGAACAGAGCGCTTGCCGATATATTGATCGGTAACCTTATCTCAAATTCATGCAAACACAATTATGAAGGCGGACAAATAGAAATAGAAACGAGCAATAATCACCTGGTCATAAAGAATACAGGAAATCAACCCGCTACAGATACCGGCAATTTTTTCAACCGTTTCGGGAAAGATGACAAGGCTTCAGACAGTGTCGGATTGGGACTATCGATCGTCAAGCAAATATGTAATTTCTATAACTTTAGCATTAGTTATATCTATTCCGACCCTTTTCATACCATAAGAATAAATTTCATTTCGCAATAG
- a CDS encoding response regulator transcription factor: MKILIVEDEPELLDSIERYLSEEGNICEASNNYKDASEKVCMYEYDCALVDIMLPDGSGLDLIDMLKREQSKCGIIVISAKNSLNDKITGLDLGADDYITKPFYMSELNSRVKSVIRRRVFDGNKSVSFNEIKILPDEKKVFVRDSEVSLTKKEFDILLYLISNTNRVLTKESIAEHIWGDFAESYDNFDFVYTHLKNLRKKLSDAGCKDYIKSIYGTGYKLSEE, from the coding sequence ATGAAGATATTAATAGTAGAAGATGAGCCCGAACTTCTGGATTCCATCGAGAGGTATCTGAGCGAGGAAGGCAATATTTGCGAGGCATCTAATAATTATAAAGATGCATCCGAAAAGGTATGTATGTACGAATATGACTGTGCATTAGTGGATATTATGCTTCCGGACGGAAGCGGATTAGACCTTATAGACATGTTGAAAAGGGAGCAGTCAAAATGCGGGATAATAGTAATCTCTGCCAAAAATTCATTAAACGATAAGATCACCGGGCTGGACCTGGGAGCGGATGATTACATTACAAAGCCATTTTACATGTCGGAACTTAATTCAAGAGTGAAATCGGTAATAAGAAGGCGGGTATTCGATGGCAATAAGTCGGTATCTTTTAATGAAATAAAAATACTGCCGGATGAGAAAAAGGTTTTTGTGAGGGATTCGGAGGTAAGCCTTACGAAAAAGGAGTTCGATATATTGTTGTATCTGATCTCAAATACAAACCGTGTGCTCACAAAGGAATCAATTGCGGAACACATCTGGGGAGACTTTGCCGAGTCTTACGATAATTTCGATTTTGTATATACACATCTCAAAAATCTCAGGAAAAAGCTTTCGGACGCAGGTTGCAAGGACTACATAAAATCAATTTACGGTACGGGGTATAAACTCTCCGAAGAATGA
- a CDS encoding T9SS type A sorting domain-containing protein, with translation MKALLFILVSMFFVVEVYGQYNAPESVVYDAPRQRYLVSNVGGADIKAISSQGVVSPFVTAPGFAVYRGMVIAGDNLYVTNFDRMMGYRLSDGQEIFNVQVPMAGNITSMNDVETDGNGFIYASDMNNNRIIKFNIATGAFWTFASGIDTPNGLLYDAPRNRMLVCTYITSNSAIYGINMSDSSISTLAITPFQQLDGLTRDDNYNIFVSSWGTGSVYYYDITFSAPPMQVATGINGPADIFYNRMTDTLVIPSFNGNSVSFMHFTITGIQNTGNNIADEYKLEQNYPNPFNPTTNLKFKIKNENFVKLSVFDASGKEVAVLVNSKLNAGEYEYTFDGAKLSSGVYFYTLQTDGFIETKKMMLVK, from the coding sequence ATGAAAGCTCTATTATTTATTTTAGTTAGTATGTTTTTTGTGGTGGAAGTATACGGGCAGTACAATGCTCCGGAGAGCGTAGTATATGATGCGCCGAGGCAAAGGTATTTAGTATCGAATGTGGGGGGTGCAGACATAAAAGCGATCAGCTCACAGGGCGTGGTAAGTCCATTTGTGACGGCGCCGGGATTCGCGGTGTACAGGGGAATGGTGATAGCGGGGGATAATCTATATGTGACGAATTTTGACAGGATGATGGGATACAGGCTGAGTGACGGGCAGGAAATTTTTAATGTGCAGGTGCCGATGGCAGGAAACATCACGTCTATGAACGACGTGGAAACCGACGGTAACGGGTTTATCTATGCATCCGATATGAACAACAACCGCATAATAAAATTCAACATAGCTACGGGAGCATTCTGGACATTCGCATCGGGAATAGATACTCCTAACGGATTATTGTATGACGCGCCCAGGAATAGGATGTTGGTTTGCACATACATAACATCAAATTCAGCGATATACGGAATCAATATGAGCGACTCATCTATTTCGACATTAGCAATCACACCGTTCCAACAGTTAGACGGGCTGACAAGGGACGATAATTATAACATATTCGTGTCGAGCTGGGGAACAGGTAGTGTGTATTATTATGACATCACTTTTTCTGCGCCTCCGATGCAGGTAGCAACGGGTATAAACGGACCGGCAGATATTTTTTACAACAGGATGACGGACACGCTTGTGATCCCGTCTTTCAACGGTAACTCGGTAAGCTTTATGCACTTTACAATAACAGGAATTCAGAATACAGGTAACAACATTGCAGACGAATATAAGCTCGAGCAGAACTACCCAAATCCGTTCAACCCGACAACAAATTTAAAATTTAAAATTAAAAATGAAAACTTTGTAAAGCTGAGCGTATTTGACGCATCAGGAAAAGAGGTGGCAGTGCTGGTAAATAGTAAACTAAACGCAGGTGAGTATGAGTACACATTCGACGGAGCAAAGCTATCGAGCGGGGTGTATTTTTACACGCTACAGACGGATGGATTTATCGAGACAAAGAAGATGATGCTAGTGAAGTAA
- a CDS encoding T9SS type A sorting domain-containing protein, which yields MKALIISIFLLLSWLSTTGFSQWSPTITGGQSITSISAVNNDVVWAVSSDNKVFRTDNGGSTWSSSTFASAPITVFGIDLSNALVVTNDFGTSQSKVWRTSGGGGNWSQVFSQMNGYIEAIHIFPNGTGIMVGDAIGGRWSIWKTTDNGFTWDSSGMYLAGTGFILPNCLYASGGNYAFGTNTGIYASTNSGSSWTFSPTSGISAIWITGSSGLAGGSSAGYKTTNGGILWSSSTLPAGGTVQGITGYGNTFYMTLAGTSIYKTTDAGSNWTPDFTSPDLKLATALSRNGNRAWVGGATGIIWRTTTLASITLQTNEIPGEYSLEQNYPNPFNPTTNLKFKIKSENIVKLSVFDAAGKEVAVLVNGKLNAGEYEYTLDGSKLSSGVYFYTLQTEGFVETKKMMLVK from the coding sequence ATGAAGGCATTAATAATATCTATTTTTTTACTTCTTAGCTGGCTATCAACTACTGGATTTTCACAGTGGAGTCCGACTATAACGGGAGGTCAATCCATAACATCTATTTCAGCAGTCAATAATGACGTAGTATGGGCAGTGAGCAGTGACAATAAAGTATTCCGAACAGATAACGGCGGGTCAACATGGTCGAGTTCAACTTTTGCATCAGCCCCTATCACTGTGTTCGGAATAGATCTCAGCAATGCATTAGTTGTAACAAATGATTTTGGTACTTCTCAAAGCAAGGTGTGGAGAACATCAGGCGGCGGCGGTAACTGGTCACAGGTGTTTTCTCAGATGAACGGTTATATAGAGGCAATTCACATATTTCCAAACGGGACAGGCATAATGGTGGGAGATGCAATAGGAGGCAGATGGTCGATATGGAAAACAACCGACAACGGTTTTACTTGGGATTCGTCAGGAATGTATCTGGCAGGGACAGGATTTATATTGCCAAATTGTCTCTATGCATCAGGAGGCAATTACGCATTCGGAACAAATACCGGGATATATGCGTCAACTAATTCAGGTTCTTCGTGGACATTCTCACCAACCTCCGGAATATCGGCAATATGGATAACCGGGAGCTCAGGTTTGGCGGGAGGAAGTAGTGCCGGGTACAAGACGACAAACGGAGGTATTTTATGGTCTTCATCTACATTACCGGCAGGAGGTACGGTGCAGGGAATTACAGGATACGGAAATACATTTTATATGACACTCGCAGGCACGTCAATATATAAAACCACCGATGCAGGCAGTAATTGGACACCGGACTTTACGTCACCCGATCTGAAGCTTGCGACAGCATTGTCCCGGAACGGTAACAGAGCCTGGGTTGGAGGAGCGACCGGTATTATATGGAGAACCACAACACTGGCATCGATCACTTTACAAACCAATGAAATCCCCGGAGAATATTCCCTCGAGCAGAACTATCCGAACCCGTTCAATCCGACGACAAATTTAAAATTTAAAATTAAAAGTGAAAACATTGTAAAGCTGAGCGTTTTTGACGCAGCAGGAAAAGAGGTAGCAGTACTGGTAAATGGCAAACTAAACGCAGGTGAGTACGAATACACGCTTGACGGCTCGAAGCTATCGAGCGGTGTGTATTTTTACACGCTGCAGACGGAAGGATTTGTAGAGACAAAGAAGATGATGCTAGTGAAGTAA